One genomic window of Polyangiaceae bacterium includes the following:
- a CDS encoding dCMP deaminase family protein, producing MEIARQVATRSTCSRKHVGAVIVRDKMLLATGYNGSIRGLDHCDDAGHMMEDGHCVRTVHAEANAIVQAARNGVRIDSADIYVTASPCFGCFKLIANSGITRICFGEFYRDERIFTLSNQLGITLDHIKLGEESAT from the coding sequence ATGGAGATCGCGCGCCAGGTGGCCACGCGCTCCACTTGCAGCCGTAAGCACGTCGGCGCGGTCATCGTGCGCGACAAGATGCTGCTGGCGACGGGCTATAACGGTTCGATCCGCGGCCTCGATCACTGCGACGACGCGGGGCACATGATGGAAGACGGTCACTGTGTGCGCACAGTCCATGCGGAAGCAAACGCGATCGTCCAGGCGGCTCGCAACGGAGTGCGCATCGACAGCGCCGACATCTATGTGACAGCGTCGCCTTGCTTTGGCTGCTTCAAGCTGATCGCCAACTCTGGCATCACCCGCATTTGCTTCGGCGAGTTCTACCGCGACGAGCGCATCTTCACGCTGAGTAATCAGCTCGGCATCACCCTCGACCACATCAAGCTGGGTGAGGAGTCTGCC